The following are encoded in a window of Rosa chinensis cultivar Old Blush chromosome 4, RchiOBHm-V2, whole genome shotgun sequence genomic DNA:
- the LOC121053000 gene encoding uncharacterized protein LOC121053000: MACFTTTFSYLSVACDGLGCNALIQGRYFTCLECSIPGGPNSFDLCTSCYPNQNYSHLHATFVEKHISAFPAANYLPTSYTAASQPATLNFSNEAAMKGIEAVNAGCSYCKLPHFIDKVNDVYCSIM, from the exons ATGGCTTGTTTTACTACTACCTTTTCGTATCTGAGCGTGGCATGCGATGGCCTTGGATGCAATGCCTTGATTCAGGGACGTTATTTTACTTGCTTGGAATGCTCCATTCCCGGCGGACCTAACAGTTTCGATCTCTGCACCTCCTGCTATCCGAATCAAAACTACTCCCACCTCCACGCCACTTTTGTGGAAAAGCACATCTCTGCGTTTCCAGCTGCAAATTACCTACCCACATCGTATACAGCTGCGAGCCAACCGGCGACACTGAATTTCAGTAATGAG GCAGCAATGAAGGGAATAGAAGCAGTCAATGCGGGTTGTAGTTATTGCAAATTGCCACATTTTATAGATAAAGTTAATGATGTCTATTGCAGCATTATGTGA